One Tautonia rosea genomic window, TTGGTCCAGCGGTCGATTTGGAATCGCCCGGCGAGAGTCTTCTGATTGAAGCGATCACCTACGCCGGGCTGGAAATGCCTCCAACCGGTCAGCTCGACCCCGACACCATTGCCATCCTCACAGACTGGGTCAATCAAGGGGTCCCCTACAGCGGGGACGACCCAGACACGCCCGCTCAGGCCGACGAGGGAGAACCCGAGGGAGCTATCTCGGACGAGGACCGACGCTTTTGGTCCTTCCAACCTCTGCAACGGCCGGCGATGCCAGACGTCGAGGACTCGGACTGGGTCCGCGATCCGATCGATGCGTTTATCCTGCACCGACTTGAAGCCGCAGGGCTTTCCCCCGCTCCCGAAGCCTCAAAAGCGACCCTCATCCGACGCCTTTGCTACGACCTGACCGGCTTGCCCCCCACTCCGGATGAAGTCGAGGCGTTTCTAGCCGATCAGTCTCCCGACGCCTACGAAGCCCTCGTTGATCGCCTGCTCGATTCGCCGCACTACGGCGAACGGTGGGGGCGGCACTGGCTCGACGTCGTTCGGTATGCGGAGACGAATAGCTTCGAGCGCGACAACCACAAGCCGAATGCCTGGCGTTATCGCGATTATGTGATCAATTCATTCAATGATGACAAGCCGTACGACCGATTCGTCCTCGAACAACTGGCCGGCGATGAACTCGACGACACCTCGGCCGAGTCGATTATCGCCACCGGGTTCTACCGACTCGGTGCTTGGGATGACGAGCCGACCGATCCGCCTCAGGCCCGATTCGACGAGTTGGACGACATCATCATGACGACCTCGCAGTCGATGCTCGGTCTGACCATCAACTGTGCCCGCTGCCACGACCACAAGATCGATCCAATCCCCCAGCGTGACTACTATCGATTCCTCGCGTTCTTCCACAACCTGAAACCCTATTCCTACAGCGAGGACCACATCCTCACCGAGATTGCCTCGGACGAGGAACGTGAGGCTCATCAACGTGCCCTCGCCGAGCGATCGCAACGCGAAGCCGAGATCCAGGAGGACCTGAGCACCATCGAATCGAAACTCCTGGCGACCGTCCCCGAACCGCGGCGATCGAATGTTCGGTGGGGATCGTTCGAGGCGCGTCGGCACGTTCTGGACGGGATGGCGGAAGCAGAACTCTCGGCCGAGGAACTGGCCTCGTATCGAAATTTGATCGAGCAATGGAAGGCTATCCCACCCGTCCCACCGTTACCGATGGCCCTGAGTGCCAGGGAACATGGGGCAGAGGCTCCACAAACCTTCGTGCTGATTCGCGGTAGTGCACATGCACCTGGGGAGCCGGTAGAACCAGGATTCCCGGAGGTCCTTGGTTCCCCGGAACCCGTTTTGCCGTCTCCCTCGACCGCGTCCGACTCTTCGGGTCGTCGTCGGGTCCTGGCCGAGTGGATTGCCAG contains:
- a CDS encoding PSD1 and planctomycete cytochrome C domain-containing protein gives rise to the protein MMRLGWLVMLSLLVTPGSSRGQDEAVEADRSRFFKESVRPILEQHCLRCHGADGKTRGGLDLTSRSGLLKGGDLGPAVDLESPGESLLIEAITYAGLEMPPTGQLDPDTIAILTDWVNQGVPYSGDDPDTPAQADEGEPEGAISDEDRRFWSFQPLQRPAMPDVEDSDWVRDPIDAFILHRLEAAGLSPAPEASKATLIRRLCYDLTGLPPTPDEVEAFLADQSPDAYEALVDRLLDSPHYGERWGRHWLDVVRYAETNSFERDNHKPNAWRYRDYVINSFNDDKPYDRFVLEQLAGDELDDTSAESIIATGFYRLGAWDDEPTDPPQARFDELDDIIMTTSQSMLGLTINCARCHDHKIDPIPQRDYYRFLAFFHNLKPYSYSEDHILTEIASDEEREAHQRALAERSQREAEIQEDLSTIESKLLATVPEPRRSNVRWGSFEARRHVLDGMAEAELSAEELASYRNLIEQWKAIPPVPPLPMALSAREHGAEAPQTFVLIRGSAHAPGEPVEPGFPEVLGSPEPVLPSPSTASDSSGRRRVLAEWIASPSNPLTARVAVNRVWHYHFGRGIVRSPNDFGFQGDKPTHPKLLDWLAAEFIQEGWRFKPLHKRIVMSSTYRMSSRGNAEALAQDPENDLFWRFNLRRLSAEEFRDAMLVVTGTLNPKMGGPSFYPEIQKAYLAGQSRPGAGWGNSSKEEQARRSIYIYIKRSLVTPILASFDAADTDFSCPVRFATTQPTQALSTLNGPLLHEQAGALSARVRQDVGEDLEERIRRVLQLVTARSPSAEEIERGIALVDEFQHDHDVDDDQAFHLFCLLALNLNEFLYLD